A single region of the Prochlorococcus marinus str. MIT 0917 genome encodes:
- the msrB gene encoding peptide-methionine (R)-S-oxide reductase MsrB — MIGFLNTLFGFIIKPKSTFAVSKTMDNYKALTDAEWENRLPKDAFYVLRKEGTERPFSSALNNEKRKGIFSCAGCGLALFSSKTKFDSGTGWPSFFDHLPDAIETKTDFKLIVPRTEYHCRRCGGHQGHVFNDGPRPTGKRYCNNGVALVFAADA, encoded by the coding sequence ATGATTGGATTCTTGAATACTCTTTTTGGTTTTATTATCAAACCAAAAAGTACTTTTGCTGTATCAAAAACTATGGATAACTATAAAGCTTTAACTGATGCAGAATGGGAAAATCGCTTACCTAAAGATGCTTTTTACGTTTTAAGAAAGGAAGGAACAGAGAGGCCTTTTTCAAGTGCCTTGAATAATGAAAAAAGGAAAGGCATTTTTAGCTGTGCAGGATGCGGGCTTGCACTATTTTCCTCAAAAACCAAGTTTGACAGTGGAACAGGCTGGCCAAGTTTTTTCGATCATTTGCCTGATGCAATCGAGACAAAAACAGATTTTAAGTTAATTGTTCCTAGAACTGAATATCATTGCCGGCGTTGTGGCGGGCATCAGGGGCATGTTTTTAATGATGGACCAAGGCCAACTGGTAAAAGGTATTGCAATAATGGTGTCGCTCTTGTTTTCGCAGCTGATGCGTAA
- the grpE gene encoding nucleotide exchange factor GrpE — MNSDVPSSEHELSQDGSSQNDSDENSVSSHKNDESSNHAQISDTPEVAPQPIDDSVDKANDQSSTSSEPNIKVPDTEARLQQLEKEHETLNSQYMRIAADFDNFRKRQTRDQDDLKIQLTCTTLSEILPVVDNFERARQQLNPEGEEAQALHRSYQGLYKQLVEVLKNLGVAPMRVVDQAFDPSLHEAVMREPSDEKAEDIVIEELQRGYHLNGRVLRHALVKVSMGPGPKAANDDISDQNTSNQEQSESSDSSNKDEN, encoded by the coding sequence ATGAATTCAGACGTTCCCTCCTCAGAACATGAATTATCTCAGGATGGTTCATCACAAAATGATTCCGATGAAAACTCTGTAAGTTCTCATAAAAATGATGAATCATCCAATCACGCTCAGATTTCTGATACTCCCGAAGTAGCGCCCCAACCAATCGATGATTCTGTAGATAAAGCCAACGATCAATCATCAACTAGCTCTGAGCCAAATATTAAAGTACCAGATACTGAAGCAAGGTTACAGCAATTAGAAAAAGAGCATGAAACTCTAAACAGCCAATATATGAGAATAGCTGCTGACTTTGATAATTTCCGTAAGCGTCAGACGCGTGATCAGGATGATCTAAAAATTCAACTGACTTGCACAACGCTTAGTGAAATACTTCCGGTTGTAGATAATTTTGAAAGAGCAAGACAGCAATTAAATCCTGAGGGCGAAGAAGCTCAAGCCTTACATCGAAGCTACCAAGGACTTTATAAGCAATTAGTTGAAGTTCTTAAGAATTTAGGCGTCGCTCCAATGCGAGTAGTTGATCAAGCCTTTGATCCCTCTTTGCATGAAGCGGTTATGAGAGAGCCTAGTGATGAAAAGGCCGAGGATATTGTGATTGAAGAATTACAACGGGGTTATCACTTAAATGGTCGTGTTTTAAGGCATGCTTTGGTCAAAGTTTCTATGGGACCAGGACCAAAAGCTGCTAATGATGATATTTCTGATCAGAATACTTCTAATCAAGAACAAAGTGAGTCTTCAGATAGTTCAAATAAAGATGAGAATTAA
- the dnaJ gene encoding molecular chaperone DnaJ yields the protein MADFYELLGVSRDADADALKRAYRQQARKYHPDVNKEPGAEDKFKEIGKAYEVLSDSQKRSRYDQFGEAGLGGAAGMPDMGDMGGFADLFDTFFNGFGGSNSSGGSRPQRRGPQQGDDLRYDLTIDFDKAIFGQEKEITVPHLETCDVCRGSGAKKGTGPVTCPTCGGAGQVRRATRTPFGSFTQVAECPTCGGTGQTIKDPCNSCGGKGVKQVRKKLKINIPAGVDSGTRLRVSGEGNAGLKGGPSGDLYVFLKVKNHSNLKRDGLTILSEVNISYLQAILGDTIEIDTVDGPTKLQIPVGTQPNSILNLENKGVPKLGNPVARGNHQVSVKVKLPTKLSDSERNLLEELAGHYSARGPQHHYHKSGLFSQLFGNK from the coding sequence ATGGCTGATTTTTACGAACTATTGGGTGTCAGCAGAGATGCTGATGCTGACGCTTTAAAAAGAGCTTATAGACAGCAAGCTCGGAAATATCATCCTGACGTCAATAAGGAACCAGGTGCAGAAGACAAGTTTAAAGAAATAGGTAAGGCATATGAAGTGTTAAGTGATTCTCAAAAGCGATCTCGTTACGATCAATTTGGAGAAGCCGGATTAGGCGGGGCAGCTGGAATGCCAGACATGGGAGATATGGGCGGTTTTGCAGATTTGTTTGATACTTTTTTTAATGGCTTTGGTGGCTCTAATTCATCTGGAGGTTCTCGTCCTCAAAGGCGAGGACCTCAGCAAGGTGATGATTTACGTTACGACCTTACAATTGATTTTGATAAAGCAATTTTTGGACAAGAAAAAGAGATTACGGTTCCTCATTTAGAAACTTGTGATGTTTGTAGAGGGAGTGGTGCTAAGAAAGGTACTGGTCCTGTTACTTGCCCTACATGTGGCGGGGCAGGTCAAGTGAGAAGAGCTACGCGTACACCTTTCGGAAGTTTTACTCAAGTAGCTGAATGTCCAACTTGTGGCGGTACTGGACAAACTATTAAGGATCCTTGTAATTCGTGTGGGGGAAAAGGTGTTAAACAAGTAAGAAAAAAATTAAAAATTAATATTCCTGCTGGAGTTGATAGCGGGACACGATTAAGAGTTTCAGGAGAGGGTAATGCTGGATTAAAGGGTGGTCCCTCTGGAGATTTGTATGTTTTCTTAAAAGTTAAAAATCATTCTAATTTAAAGAGAGATGGATTGACTATTTTATCTGAGGTAAATATCAGCTATCTTCAGGCAATATTGGGAGATACTATTGAAATAGATACTGTAGATGGTCCTACTAAATTACAAATTCCAGTAGGTACACAACCTAATTCTATTTTGAATTTAGAAAATAAAGGAGTTCCGAAATTAGGTAATCCTGTTGCCAGAGGAAATCATCAAGTCTCAGTAAAGGTCAAATTACCTACAAAATTATCAGACTCTGAAAGAAATTTATTAGAAGAATTAGCAGGACATTATTCTGCACGCGGACCTCAACATCATTACCATAAAAGTGGCTTATTTAGTCAGTTGTTTGGAAATAAATAG
- a CDS encoding sulfurtransferase TusA family protein yields the protein MKKNTLTDHYLDLCGLTCPINFVKCCLALEGLSLKDILKVDLDAGEAETSLIDGLQEKGYTVKIINKDSKKVTLIISSE from the coding sequence GTGAAGAAAAATACATTAACTGATCATTATTTAGATTTGTGCGGTTTGACTTGCCCAATTAATTTTGTTAAGTGTTGTTTGGCTTTGGAAGGCTTATCCTTAAAAGATATTTTAAAAGTAGATTTGGATGCAGGAGAAGCCGAAACAAGCCTTATTGATGGCTTGCAAGAGAAGGGCTATACAGTAAAAATAATAAATAAAGATTCTAAAAAAGTAACTTTGATAATATCGAGTGAATAA
- the rsgA gene encoding ribosome small subunit-dependent GTPase A, producing the protein MNKNKSKNLKGIVVALKANFLIVEIDYTNESLNQFFQKIRLLCTRRRKLDYQGLFIDVGDIVCVESIDYKNKRAVICEVEPRISFLKRPAVANVTLVSICISVDEPLFDLAQASRFLLTAECSNIKPLIVLTKIDLITKNDLNLYVNKLKCWGYDCIPVSIKNSKGIDSLIERFRKTKLTVLAGPSGVGKTSLINSLIPTVSLATSSVSKKLKRGTHTTRHVELFAIGEGSLLADTPGFNRPEIVCKPSSFASLFPEFRTQLTNSQCKFRNCLHKDEPGCVINKDFERYPFYRENLEEMINSPLPYQAG; encoded by the coding sequence GTGAATAAAAATAAATCTAAGAATTTAAAAGGTATAGTTGTTGCACTTAAGGCGAATTTTTTAATTGTTGAGATTGATTATACAAATGAGTCATTGAATCAATTTTTTCAGAAAATTAGATTGCTTTGCACACGGAGAAGAAAGTTAGACTATCAAGGTTTATTTATAGATGTAGGTGATATAGTTTGTGTTGAGTCGATAGATTATAAAAATAAACGAGCTGTAATTTGTGAAGTTGAGCCTCGAATAAGTTTTTTAAAACGTCCAGCGGTGGCAAATGTTACATTAGTTTCTATTTGTATATCAGTTGATGAGCCTTTATTTGATCTAGCACAAGCTAGTCGTTTTTTATTAACAGCAGAATGTTCAAACATAAAACCGTTGATAGTTTTAACTAAAATAGATTTAATTACAAAGAATGATTTGAACTTATACGTAAATAAATTAAAATGTTGGGGTTATGATTGTATACCAGTATCTATAAAGAATTCTAAAGGTATTGATTCATTAATAGAACGATTTAGAAAAACAAAATTAACTGTACTTGCTGGTCCTTCTGGAGTAGGAAAGACAAGTTTAATTAATAGCTTAATCCCAACCGTTTCCCTTGCTACTTCATCTGTTTCAAAAAAATTAAAGAGAGGTACACACACGACCAGACACGTCGAACTTTTTGCAATTGGAGAAGGTTCGCTTCTTGCTGATACACCAGGTTTTAATCGTCCAGAAATAGTATGTAAGCCATCTTCTTTTGCTTCTTTGTTCCCAGAGTTTCGAACGCAATTAACTAATTCACAATGCAAGTTCCGTAATTGCTTGCATAAAGATGAGCCTGGTTGTGTAATTAATAAAGATTTTGAAAGATATCCTTTTTATCGTGAGAACCTTGAGGAAATGATTAATTCTCCTCTCCCATACCAGGCAGGTTAA
- a CDS encoding YbaB/EbfC family nucleoid-associated protein — protein sequence MAGFGLPNFGQLTEAFKKAQQIQQNAQKLQEELEVMEIEGTSNDNRAKIWMSGNQKPLRVEIDPSLLSEEKAIIEDAILDAMKSAHEVSTSTMKERMEDLTGGFKLNLPGMGEEN from the coding sequence ATGGCTGGATTCGGACTACCAAATTTCGGACAACTCACTGAAGCTTTTAAAAAAGCACAACAAATTCAGCAGAATGCTCAAAAACTACAAGAAGAGCTTGAGGTTATGGAGATAGAGGGAACAAGTAATGACAATCGTGCAAAAATATGGATGTCAGGAAATCAAAAGCCTTTACGAGTAGAAATTGATCCATCACTTCTATCCGAAGAAAAAGCAATAATTGAAGACGCAATACTAGATGCTATGAAATCTGCCCACGAAGTTTCAACTTCGACGATGAAAGAGAGAATGGAAGATTTAACAGGTGGGTTCAAGCTTAACCTGCCTGGTATGGGAGAGGAGAATTAA
- the murB gene encoding UDP-N-acetylmuramate dehydrogenase: protein MHSIQLEKNISLSNFTTWRIGGPAEWIAQPTNIEEIKYLVNWSNKEKIPCNIIGAGSNLLINDKGIKGLILCMRNFKGIQIDTSSGIIEVLSGEMLPTLARKAAASGLQGLEWAVGIPGTIGGAVAMNAGAQEHCISSYLESITTLSLTGEYKMIKGKDLNFGYRYSLLQNENLIVLSARLKLVSGHAEKIRQVTNQNLNHRLKTQPYQAQTCGSVFRNPEPLKAAKLIEELGLKGFRFGGAEISKIHSNFIINANKASSYDVRELIKYIQKKVFNSYGILLETEVKQCGF, encoded by the coding sequence ATGCATTCAATTCAATTAGAAAAAAATATTTCCTTATCAAATTTTACTACTTGGAGAATAGGTGGTCCTGCAGAATGGATTGCTCAACCGACAAATATTGAAGAAATTAAATATTTAGTTAATTGGTCAAATAAAGAAAAAATCCCCTGCAATATTATTGGTGCCGGATCAAATCTTTTAATCAATGACAAAGGAATTAAAGGTTTAATACTATGTATGCGTAATTTCAAGGGAATTCAAATTGATACAAGTAGTGGAATAATCGAAGTCCTTAGCGGTGAAATGCTTCCGACTTTAGCTAGAAAAGCTGCTGCAAGTGGACTTCAAGGACTCGAATGGGCTGTAGGAATACCAGGAACAATTGGAGGAGCAGTGGCCATGAATGCAGGAGCACAAGAACATTGCATATCTAGCTATCTCGAAAGTATTACAACACTATCTTTGACAGGTGAATACAAAATGATCAAAGGGAAAGATCTCAATTTTGGATACCGATACAGTCTTCTTCAGAATGAGAATTTAATTGTCTTATCTGCTCGACTCAAGCTGGTATCAGGTCATGCAGAAAAAATTAGACAGGTCACAAACCAAAACCTAAATCATCGATTAAAAACTCAACCTTATCAAGCCCAAACCTGCGGTAGTGTTTTTCGTAATCCTGAACCTTTGAAAGCTGCAAAATTAATTGAAGAGCTTGGTTTAAAAGGATTTCGTTTTGGCGGAGCTGAAATATCCAAAATACATTCAAATTTTATAATTAACGCAAACAAAGCATCCTCTTATGACGTTAGAGAGTTGATTAAATATATCCAAAAAAAAGTTTTTAATTCTTATGGAATCTTGTTAGAAACAGAAGTCAAACAATGTGGCTTTTAA
- the murC gene encoding UDP-N-acetylmuramate--L-alanine ligase, with the protein MKSYVSLDTEAKLKNTQEQSPHIHFIGIGGIGMSALAVILAKKGYSISGSDQKKSLTLKELAENQIHIFPTQAESNIDKIFKVHGKNILIVRSSAIHEDNLELCKAKKYNLRITHRSEILAFLIEQKQSIIVSGSHGKTTTSTYITTLFSYANKNPTAIIGGIVPLYKRNHNFSDGEFLIAEADESDGSLVQFNPNIGVITNLELEHVDHYKNLEDLIKTMQQFAQKCEYLITNFDCENLKDNIQNTKWFSIQKISNIDFALIPKESNGCEIIADYYEQEKFIDTIKIPIPGIHNLSNTIAAIAACRLSGILFKDIKKGIDNLQLPLRRFEYKGLWKKRLIVEDYAHHPSEIDAAISIASSIIKTKQNLSKISPKRLVTIFQPHRYSRTNTFQKEFAKSLSKSDLVFITPIYSAGEAEIKGINHKTIGYELKKLKPKLEIYTPDNNKNLIKLIKEHTIEKDLILIMGAGDINIICANLFLKLINNKSIRNNLAA; encoded by the coding sequence ATGAAGAGTTATGTTTCACTCGACACTGAAGCGAAATTGAAGAATACACAAGAGCAATCACCTCATATTCACTTTATTGGAATCGGAGGTATTGGCATGTCTGCTCTAGCAGTGATTCTAGCCAAAAAAGGATATTCAATATCTGGCTCTGACCAAAAAAAAAGCCTAACTCTAAAAGAATTAGCTGAAAATCAAATCCATATCTTTCCTACTCAAGCAGAATCAAATATTGACAAAATTTTTAAAGTTCATGGAAAAAATATATTAATTGTTAGAAGCTCAGCAATACATGAAGATAATTTAGAATTATGTAAAGCGAAAAAATATAATTTAAGAATCACTCATCGTTCTGAAATATTAGCCTTTTTAATTGAACAAAAGCAATCAATAATTGTCTCGGGATCTCATGGCAAAACAACAACAAGTACTTACATTACAACATTATTTTCTTATGCAAATAAGAATCCAACAGCTATCATAGGAGGAATTGTGCCTCTCTACAAAAGAAACCACAATTTTAGTGATGGTGAGTTTCTAATCGCAGAAGCAGACGAATCAGATGGATCATTAGTACAATTTAATCCAAATATTGGAGTAATAACTAATTTAGAGCTTGAACACGTTGATCATTATAAAAATCTAGAAGATCTAATCAAAACCATGCAACAGTTTGCTCAAAAATGTGAATACTTGATTACCAATTTTGACTGTGAGAATCTTAAAGATAATATACAAAATACTAAATGGTTTTCTATTCAAAAAATAAGTAATATAGATTTTGCATTAATTCCAAAAGAGTCTAATGGATGTGAAATTATTGCTGATTATTATGAACAAGAAAAATTTATTGACACCATAAAAATACCTATTCCTGGAATACATAATTTAAGCAATACTATCGCTGCTATCGCTGCGTGTAGATTATCTGGAATTCTTTTTAAAGATATAAAAAAAGGAATTGATAATTTACAGCTCCCTCTAAGAAGATTTGAATATAAAGGATTATGGAAAAAAAGATTAATAGTTGAAGATTATGCTCATCATCCCAGCGAAATTGATGCTGCAATATCAATTGCCTCATCGATAATTAAAACAAAACAAAACCTTTCAAAAATATCACCTAAGAGATTAGTTACGATATTTCAACCGCATCGCTATAGCAGAACTAATACATTTCAAAAAGAATTTGCAAAAAGTCTAAGTAAATCTGATTTAGTATTCATAACTCCTATTTACTCTGCTGGAGAAGCGGAAATCAAAGGAATAAATCATAAGACTATTGGATATGAATTGAAAAAATTAAAACCTAAATTAGAAATATATACTCCAGATAACAATAAAAATTTAATAAAGCTAATCAAAGAACATACTATTGAAAAGGACTTGATTTTAATTATGGGCGCAGGTGATATTAATATCATATGTGCAAATCTATTTTTAAAATTAATTAATAACAAATCGATAAGAAATAATTTGGCGGCTTAA
- the gap gene encoding type I glyceraldehyde-3-phosphate dehydrogenase: protein MTLRVAINGFGRIGRNFMRCWLSRGTNTNIEVVGINVTSDPKTCAHLLKYDSILGAIKDAEISHTDDTFQINGKTIKCYSDRNPLNLPWKEWGIDLVIESTGVFNTDVGASKHLQVGAKKVILTAPGKGDGVGTYVVGVNADTYSHEDFDILSNASCTTNCLAPIVKVLDQQLGINKGLMTTIHSYTGDQRILDNAHRDLRRARAAAMNLVPTSTGAAKAVALVYPAMKGKLTGIAMRVPTPNVSAVDLVFESSRKTSAEEVNSLLKTASQGEMKGIIKYGDLPLVSTDYAGTNESTIVDEALTMCIDDNMVKVLAWYDNEWGYSQRVVDLAEIVAQKWK, encoded by the coding sequence ATGACTTTGCGTGTAGCGATTAATGGATTCGGAAGAATTGGACGCAATTTTATGCGTTGTTGGCTCAGTAGAGGTACAAATACAAATATTGAGGTGGTCGGTATTAACGTCACTTCTGACCCAAAAACTTGTGCCCATTTGCTTAAGTATGACTCTATTCTGGGTGCTATAAAAGATGCCGAAATTTCACACACAGACGATACATTTCAAATTAATGGCAAAACTATAAAATGTTATTCAGATAGAAATCCATTAAATCTCCCTTGGAAAGAGTGGGGAATTGATTTAGTAATTGAGTCTACAGGTGTATTTAATACTGATGTTGGTGCTAGTAAGCATTTACAAGTTGGAGCTAAGAAGGTAATTCTCACTGCACCTGGTAAGGGTGATGGTGTAGGTACTTATGTCGTTGGCGTTAATGCCGATACTTATTCTCATGAAGATTTTGATATCCTCAGCAATGCAAGTTGCACCACTAATTGTTTAGCTCCAATAGTAAAAGTTTTAGATCAACAGTTAGGCATTAATAAAGGTCTAATGACCACGATTCATAGTTATACGGGAGATCAAAGAATCTTAGATAATGCTCATCGTGATTTACGTCGTGCAAGAGCGGCTGCAATGAATTTGGTCCCTACTTCAACTGGAGCGGCTAAAGCAGTTGCTCTTGTTTATCCAGCAATGAAAGGCAAATTAACTGGTATTGCGATGCGAGTCCCTACTCCTAATGTTTCTGCAGTTGATTTAGTTTTTGAATCAAGTCGTAAAACTAGTGCTGAAGAGGTGAATTCATTATTGAAAACTGCTTCACAGGGAGAAATGAAAGGAATCATCAAATATGGTGACCTGCCTCTAGTCTCTACTGATTATGCAGGAACTAATGAATCAACTATTGTTGATGAAGCTTTAACAATGTGTATAGATGACAATATGGTGAAAGTTTTAGCCTGGTATGACAATGAGTGGGGCTATAGCCAAAGGGTTGTTGACTTGGCTGAAATTGTTGCTCAAAAATGGAAATAA
- the thiL gene encoding thiamine-phosphate kinase, with product MTTTIKDLGEIELLNRLKKFMRYGQIDDDLAEINTTNKTLLINTDLLVEKIHFSEKISNAKDIGWKCITTNISDLICSGSENIISFTVGLVLPPNTHWKWVENLYEGMWEAMQEFGGEIIGGDCSCGETKMISITAIGEMKRPRLHRGNALPGDYIVSTGFHGLSRLGLALLTSEQLPSEVQISRELTNRAISAHKRPYPAIKALKALRKCKPESTSWRAAGTDSSDGMLESIRGICQSSNCQAVLSKTSILKDPEWPEDSILDNWILNGGEDYKLILTLPKKWAEAFSKEFKPANIIGFIKEGKPNIFWDSSEPINLEQSSLFQHF from the coding sequence GTGACAACTACAATTAAAGATTTAGGTGAAATAGAATTACTGAATCGTTTAAAAAAATTTATGCGATATGGACAGATAGATGATGATCTGGCAGAAATAAATACAACCAATAAAACCTTATTGATTAATACTGATTTACTAGTAGAAAAAATTCATTTTTCTGAAAAAATATCTAATGCAAAAGATATAGGCTGGAAATGTATTACCACAAATATTTCTGATCTTATTTGCAGCGGCTCAGAAAATATAATTTCTTTTACTGTTGGACTTGTTTTACCACCAAACACACATTGGAAATGGGTAGAAAACCTATATGAAGGGATGTGGGAAGCGATGCAAGAATTTGGAGGAGAAATAATTGGTGGAGATTGCTCTTGTGGAGAAACAAAGATGATTTCAATTACAGCAATTGGAGAAATGAAACGACCCAGACTCCATAGAGGAAACGCTTTACCAGGAGATTATATTGTTAGCACTGGATTCCATGGATTAAGTAGATTAGGTTTAGCGCTATTAACATCCGAGCAACTACCAAGTGAAGTCCAAATAAGTCGTGAACTTACTAATAGAGCTATAAGCGCACATAAACGTCCCTATCCAGCCATAAAGGCACTGAAGGCATTAAGAAAGTGCAAGCCTGAATCAACAAGTTGGAGAGCCGCAGGAACTGATAGCAGTGATGGAATGCTTGAATCAATTAGAGGAATTTGCCAAAGCAGTAACTGCCAAGCAGTTTTGTCAAAAACTTCTATTCTTAAAGACCCTGAATGGCCAGAAGATTCAATTTTGGATAATTGGATCCTAAATGGTGGAGAGGACTATAAATTGATACTTACTCTTCCTAAAAAATGGGCAGAGGCTTTCTCAAAAGAATTTAAACCCGCAAACATTATTGGGTTTATAAAAGAAGGTAAACCCAATATTTTTTGGGATAGCTCAGAACCAATTAATCTTGAACAATCAAGTCTATTTCAACATTTTTAA